In one Lolium rigidum isolate FL_2022 chromosome 3, APGP_CSIRO_Lrig_0.1, whole genome shotgun sequence genomic region, the following are encoded:
- the LOC124695871 gene encoding neurogenic locus notch homolog protein 1-like: MRRFAGGAAALVLILSVTTARVAVADFFSPLSPLLAPVMGSLCKAVACGKGNCTVTSGLPGYRCDCDPGWTQMHVGDDLRFLPCVIPNCTIDRSCSNDTSAPSPAPLPKNFSLSADPCELAYCGSGGTCKNGTGLSYHCECKEGFSNVLNMTTMPCFHECSYGANCAALGILPSSNSTSAAPPAGSASVSNNCNAPAPGLVSRQILLPLLILALVAMMDQAT; this comes from the exons ATGAGACggttcgccggcggcgccgccgcgttgGTGCTGATCCTCTCGGTCACTACCGCCAGGGTTGCCGTCGCCGACTTCTTCTCCCCTCTCAGCCCCCTTCTCGCCCCCGTCATGG GGTCGCTATGCAAGGCGGTGGCTTGCGGGAAGGGGAACTGCACGGTGACTTCGGGGCTGCCGGGGTACAGGTGCGACTGCGACCCCGGATGGACGCAGATGCACGTCGGCGACGACCTCAGGTTCCTGCCCTGCGTCATCCCCAACT GTACCATAGATCGCTCATGTTCTAATGACACTTCGGCACCATCACCAGCGCCTTTGCCCAAAAATTTCTCCCTCTCAGCAGACC CTTGTGAGTTAGCTTATTGTGGCTCCGGGGGCACATGCAAGAACGGCACGGGACTCAGCTACCACTGCGAGTGCAAGGAGGGCTTCAGCAATGTTCTGAACATGACCACAATGCCTTGCTTTCACGAAT GTTCTTATGGAGCAAATTGCGCGGCCCTTGGGATCCTCCCATCCTCAAACTCCACTTCTGCGGCACCACCAGCTGGCTCCGCAAGCGTTTCTAACAACTGCAATGCGCCTGCTCCAG GATTGGTTTCGCGGCAAATTCTACTTCCTCTGCTGATATTGGCACTAGTGGCGATGATGGATCAGGCGACATGA